One window of the Salvia splendens isolate huo1 chromosome 1, SspV2, whole genome shotgun sequence genome contains the following:
- the LOC121806770 gene encoding protein NRT1/ PTR FAMILY 5.10-like isoform X1, whose product MSLSASLHNDCKTEVNASDCSPPLLEFVGFYLSLYLAAFAEGGMRPCIQAFGADQFDGNDINESKSKSSFNWWVFAMSAGALPALLILNYIQDNLSWELGFGIPCIVMFVALLLYLLGFLTYRFRLHSDEKKNQFVRISRVFMRPTRNHLVVPYAFVDAEHGRMEYLDRARTEVRSGGCCEDYIGDARALLDLLPIWGTCLGFAVVISQGSTLFTKQGQTMDREIFHGLEIPAAMLQSLVYLTILFLVPVYDRVMLPAARSLTGRPTGISMLQRIGTGLFMSLLSMVIAALVEMWRLTIAAECGMVDDVGPTLPMSVWGLAPQYVLFGLADVFVIAGLREFFYDQVPSDLKSIRLALYLSILGIGEFLISILIGLIEWMTSRGGHASWFDNNMNRGHLDYFYWLLALISALVTLFLLVASFD is encoded by the exons ATGTCCTTGTCGGCTTCCCTCCACAACGATTGTAAAACCGAAGTGAATGCCTCTGATTGCTCTCCCCCTCTATTGGAATTCGTCGGCTTCTACCTCTCTTTGTATCTAGCTGCATTTGCCGAAGGCGGAATGAGGCCATGCATCCAAGCTTTTGGAGCAGACCAATTTGATGGCAACGACATCAACGAGTCAAAATCAAAGAGCTCTTTCAATTGGTGGGTTTTCGCAATGTCAGCTGGCGCTTTGCCAGCCCTCTTGATCTTGAACTACATTCAAGATAATCTTAGTTGGGAACTCGGGTTTGGAATCCCCTGCATCGTGATGTTCGTTGCTCTTCTTTTATACTTGCTCGGCTTCTTAACCTACCGGTTTCGCCTACACAGTGATGAGAAGAAGAATCAGTTCGTTAGGATCAGCCGGGTTTTTATGAGGCCAACAAGGAATCACCTCGTTGTCCCTTATGCATTTGTTGATGCAGAGCATGGTAGAATGGA GTATCTAGATCGGGCACGAACGGAAGTACGTTCGGGCGGGTGCTGTGAAGACTACATTGGTGACGCCAGGGCGCTCCTAGATCTCCTTCCCATTTGGGGCACATGTTTGGGCTTTGCGGTCGTAATATCGCAAGGCTCTACCCTATTCACAAAACAGGGCCAGACGATGGACCGCGAAATCTTTCACGGCCTCGAGATTCCTGCTGCCATGCTGCAGTCTTTGGTGTATTTGACCATATTATTCCTAGTGCCAGTCTATGACCGTGTCATGTTGCCAGCCGCCCGATCCTTGACTGGGCGGCCGACAGGGATATCCATGCTCCAACGTATTGGAACCGGTTTGTTCATGTCGTTGCTCTCCATGGTGATTGCCGCACTAGTTGAGATGTGGCGGTTGACCATTGCGGCCGAGTGTGGGATGGTGGATGATGTTGGGCCCACGCTCCCAATGAGCGTGTGGGGGTTGGCGCCCCAGTACGTGTTGTTTGGTCTGGCCGATGTGTTTGTGATCGCTGGGCTTCGGGAATTTTTCTACGACCAAGTTCCGAGTGACTTGAAAAGTATACGGCTTGCCCTATACCTTAGTATTTTGGGAATTGGGGAATTtttaattagtattttaataggTTTAATAGAATGGATGACAAGCCGAGGTGGCCACGCTAGTTGGTTCGATAACAACATGAATCGTGGGCATCTTGATTATTTCTATTGGTTGCTAGCTTTGATTAGTGCACTTGTCACGTTATTTCTATTGGTTGCTAGCTTTGATTAG
- the LOC121806770 gene encoding protein NRT1/ PTR FAMILY 5.10-like isoform X2: MSLSASLHNDCKTEVNASDCSPPLLEFVGFYLSLYLAAFAEGGMRPCIQAFGADQFDGNDINESKSKSSFNWWVFAMSAGALPALLILNYIQDNLSWELGFGIPCIVMFVALLLYLLGFLTYRFRLHSDEKKNQFVRISRVFMRPTRNHLVVPYAFVDAEHGI; the protein is encoded by the exons ATGTCCTTGTCGGCTTCCCTCCACAACGATTGTAAAACCGAAGTGAATGCCTCTGATTGCTCTCCCCCTCTATTGGAATTCGTCGGCTTCTACCTCTCTTTGTATCTAGCTGCATTTGCCGAAGGCGGAATGAGGCCATGCATCCAAGCTTTTGGAGCAGACCAATTTGATGGCAACGACATCAACGAGTCAAAATCAAAGAGCTCTTTCAATTGGTGGGTTTTCGCAATGTCAGCTGGCGCTTTGCCAGCCCTCTTGATCTTGAACTACATTCAAGATAATCTTAGTTGGGAACTCGGGTTTGGAATCCCCTGCATCGTGATGTTCGTTGCTCTTCTTTTATACTTGCTCGGCTTCTTAACCTACCGGTTTCGCCTACACAGTGATGAGAAGAAGAATCAGTTCGTTAGGATCAGCCGGGTTTTTATGAGGCCAACAAGGAATCACCTCGTTGTCCCTTATGCATTTGTTGATGCAGAGCATG GTATCTAG
- the LOC121806787 gene encoding protein NRT1/ PTR FAMILY 5.10-like — MGRNAITGNGGSEAEAALINDAVSGAEDFRGRPASRSRTGSWKSASFIIGIEVAERFAYYGISSNLISYLTGQLGQSTAAAAENVNAWNGTALLLPILGAFVADSFFGRFRTIVIASVLYVVSIGLLSMSAAFHSSNSPSLLEVVFFFFSLYLVAVAQGGHKPCVQAFGADQFDDEDEHELRAKSSFFNWWYFFMNIGVLAALSVLSYVQENLSWELGFGIPCFSMCFALAVFLLGSMTYRFRLSGDERNPFLKIGRVFVQAARNRKASLSGVEEEARGVLPREGAKFKFLYKATLGPPDKDGNVSTAADVEAAIGILGLVPIWCTCLGYAVVSSQATTMFTKQGATLDRHLTPAFEIPAASLLSLISVSILAFVPIYERIIVPTTRSLTKKPAGISMLQRIGIGIFLSLMTSVVAAVIEGRRLAIAAEHGLLDKPEETVPMNVWWLAPQYILLGVADVFAMIGLQEFFYDQVLHEFKSSGLALYLSIFGIGNFLSSFLISLIEFLTDRAGSRSWFSNNLNRAHLDYFYWLLGGINAATLAAFVCSAKCYAYKRRD, encoded by the exons ATGGGAAGAAATGCGATTACCGGAAACGGTGGATCGGAGGCAGAAGCTGCGCTGATAAACGACGCCGTCAGCGGCGCCGAAGACTTCAGAGGCCGACCGGCGTCCCGTTCGAGAACCGGCAGCTGGAAATCCGCCTCTTTCATCATAG GTATTGAGGTGGCGGAGAGATTTGCGTATTACGGAATAAGCTCGAATTTGATCAGCTATTTGACGGGGCAGCTGGGGCAgtcgacggcggcggcggcggagaacGTCAACGCGTGGAATGGCACAGCGTTGCTTCTTCCGATTTTGGGAGCTTTCGTCGCCGATTCGTTTTTCGGCCGATTTCGCACCATTGTCATCGCCTCTGTGCTTTATGTAGTG AGTATTGGCCTCTTGTCTATGTCAGCTGCATTTCACTCGTCCAACTCTCCTTCGTTGCTCGAggtcgtcttcttcttcttctccttgtaCTTAGTCGCAGTCGCGCAGGGCGGGCATAAGCCCTGCGTGCAAGCGTTCGGAGCCGATCAGTTCGACGATGAAGACGAGCACGAGCTCCGTGCAAAGAGCTCCTTCTTCAATTGGTGGTACTTTTTCATGAACATAGGTGTCTTGGCAGCTCTCTCTGTTTTGAGCTATGTTCAAGAGAATCTGAGTTGGGAACTTGGCTTCGGAATCCCCTGTTTCTCGATGTGCTTTGCGCTAGCTGTGTTCTTGTTAGGATCCATGACTTACCGCTTTCGCCTGAGCGGGGACGAGAGGAACCCGTTCCTCAAGATCGGCCGGGTGTTTGTTCAGGCGGCGAGGAACCGAAAAGCTTCCCTTTCCGGGGTGGAAGAGGAAGCTCGCGGTGTATTGCCTCGTGAAGGCGCCAAATTTAA ATTTCTTTACAAGGCAACCCTAGGGCCTCCGGACAAGGACGGAAACGTAAGCACCGCGGCCGACGTCGAGGCCGCCATTGGAATCCTCGGTCTCGTCCCGATCTGGTGCACGTGTCTTGGATATGCCGTCGTTTCGTCACAAGCCACAACCATGTTCACGAAACAGGGTGCCACACTGGACCGTCACCTCACTCCCGCCTTTGAAATCCCAGCCGCCTCCCTTCTATCCCTCATCTCCGTCTCTATTCTCGCCTTCGTCCCAATATACGAGCGGATCATAGTTCCAACCACTCGGTCCCTAACCAAGAAACCGGCCGGAATATCAATGCTGCAGCGAATTGGCATCGGCATATTCCTCTCTTTGATGACCTCGGTCGTTGCGGCCGTAATTGAGGGGCGCCGCCTCGCCATTGCAGCCGAGCACGGGCTGCTCGACAAGCCAGAGGAGACTGTTCCCATGAACGTGTGGTGGCTGGCGCCGCAGTACATCCTGCTTGGCGTCGCCGATGTTTTCGCAATGATTGGTTTGCAAGAATTCTTCTATGATCAAGTTCTTCATGAGTTTAAGAGCTCAGGGCTTGCTCTTTACCTTAGTATCTTTGGTATAGGGAACTTTTTGAGTAGTTTTTTAATATCGTTGATCGAGTTTCTCACTGACCGAGCTGGGTCCAGAAGCTGGTTCTCGAATAACCTGAACCGGGCCCACCTCGACTACTTCTATTGGCTCCTTGGAGGGATTAACGCCGCCACTTTGGCGGCGTTTGTTTGCTCCGCCAAGTGTTATGCATACAAGAGGAGAGACTAG
- the LOC121803314 gene encoding protein NRT1/ PTR FAMILY 5.10-like — MTISAADEDEICEAEAPLLDDFVPCSIDFNGRHSVRSKSGCWKSASFLIVVGVSERFAYYGISLNLLSYLTGNLGLPTATAAAILNAWYGTSAILPILGAYVADAFSGRFRMISAACVLYIAALGFLTLSASLNSSECKQSSPTSRACASNQLELVFFFVSFFSVSFAQAGYLPCVQAFAVDQFDEEDENENRVKGSFFNWWNCFSTAGILAPLLVLAYIQENLSWELGFGIPAATMCFALVVFLSGIQTYRFRKTGDGGSNPLVRIYRVFARAAKNCRIARVTKEETDNISGCGAHIGFLDKALLEPDGLTTGDVEDAKSILKLAPIWCSCLGYTIIYAQPSTLFTKQAATLDRHITPAFQIPAASLQHCFIGGSIIISLPIYDRVFVPIAKSITKCPSGISALQRVGIGLVLSLISIVFAAAVERRRLGIARDHGLVNKPEAVVPMSVWWLAPQYVLSGLADAFAVVGLQEFFYDQVPLDFRSVGLALYISILGTGNLVSSFLVSTIQSVTAGNGREGWFSDNLNRAHLDYFYWLLAGLSLTGFTAFVCSTGSYVYRTRAIVSYVDS; from the exons ATGACGATCAGCGCCGCTGACGAAGATGAAATCTGTGAGGCGGAAGCACCGCTGCTCGACGACTTCGTGCCGTGCTCCATCGACTTCAACGGCCGGCATTCAGTCCGATCCAAATCCGGTTGCTGGAAATCCGCTTCTTTCCTCATAG TTGTTGGAGTGTCGGAGAGGTTTGCTTACTACGGAATAAGTTTGAATCTGCTGAGCTATTTGACCGGAAATTTGGGGCTTCCGACCGCCACCGCGGCCGCGATTCTCAACGCATGGTATGGAACGTCGGCGATTTTGCCGATTCTCGGCGCCTATGTGGCGGATGCGTTTTCCGGCCGGTTTCGGATGATTTCCGCCGCTTGTGTGCTCTATATTGCG GCGCTTGGTTTCTTGACACTATCAGCTTCACTCAACTCATCCGAATGCAAGCAATCTTCACCAACCAGCCGCGCGTGTGCTTCAAACCAGCTCGAGctcgtcttcttcttcgtctCGTTCTTCTCTGTGTCTTTCGCGCAGGCAGGGTACCTGCCCTGCGTGCAAGCGTTCGCGGTCGATCAGTTCGACGAGGAAGACGAGAATGAGAACAGAGTAAAGGGCTCTTTTTTCAATTGGTGGAACTGTTTCAGCACTGCAGGGATTCTAGCGCCTCTCTTGGTTTTGGCCTATATTCAAGAGAATCTGAGTTGGGAGCTTGGATTTGGAATCCCTGCTGCCACCATGTGTTTCGCTCTGGTTGTGTTCTTGTCCGGGATCCAAACCTATCGGTTTCGCAAGACTGGCGATGGAGGTAGTAACCCGTTAGTGCGAATCTATCGTGTTTTTGCACGAGCAGCTAAGAATTGCCGCATTGCCCGTGTAACTAAGGAGGAGACCGATAATATATCAGGCTGTGGTGCTCACATCGG GTTTCTTGACAAAGCATTGCTCGAACCCGATGGTTTAACCACCGGAGACGTCGAAGATGCAAAATCGATCCTCAAACTTGCTCCGATATGGTGCTCGTGCCTCGGCTACACGATCATCTACGCGCAGCCATCAACTCTCTTCACCAAGCAAGCCGCCACCCTCGACCGCCACATCACCCCCGCCTTCCAAATCCCGGCCGCCTCTCTCCAACACTGCTTCATCGGCGGCTCCATCATCATCTCCCTCCCAATCTACGACCGCGTCTTCGTCCCCATCGCCAAATCCATAACCAAATGCCCCTCGGGCATCTCGGCCCTCCAGAGGGTCGGGATAGGGCTCGTtctctctctcatctccatAGTCTTCGCGGCCGCTGTTGAGAGGAGGCGCCTTGGAATCGCCCGAGACCACGGCCTTGTTAACAAGCCAGAGGCCGTGGTCCCGATGAGCGTGTGGTGGCTGGCACCGCAGTACGTGCTGTCGGGGTTGGCGGATGCCTTTGCAGTGGTTGGCCTTCAAGAGTTTTTCTACGATCAAGTTCCTTTAGATTTTCGAAGTGTTGGTCTTGCTCTCTACATTAGCATCCTTGGCACGGGCAACCTTGTAAGTAGCTTCCTCGTGTCTACGATACAGAGTGTCACTGCCGGAAATGGCCGAGAGGGGTGGTTTTCCGACAACCTTAACCGGGCCCACCTCGATTACTTCTACTGGCTGCTGGCAGGGCTCAGCCTGACTGGATTCACCGCGTTTGTTTGCTCCACGGGATCTTATGTTTATAGGACACGAGCCATTGTGTCGTATGTAGACTCGTAG
- the LOC121803869 gene encoding uncharacterized protein LOC121803869, with product MWDWLDSWCCSLPITRQKQPNQSPLLTAADAASRPNCISFSAAAAMLISWLNRRRRRYLLLILCSPFLVPLLCATCPIMCAVELCFLISRLRRRKEVASGRGRSGDGGGGEGGLLQRYLEDQLMLVWGNDDLGEGGGVDVECFDRAGAVLQ from the coding sequence ATGTGGGACTGGCTGGATTCGTGGTGCTGTTCCCTCCCAATAACACGCCAAAAACAGCCCAATCAGAGCCCCCTCCTCACCGCCGCCGACGCCGCATCGCGCCCTAACTGCATCTccttctccgccgccgccgcgatGCTGATTTCATGGCTCAATCGCCGCCGCCGGAGGTACCTTCTGCTGATCCTCTGCAGCCCCTTCCTCGTGCCCCTCCTCTGCGCCACGTGCCCAATCATGTGCGCCGTGGAGCTCTGCTTCCTGATCTCGCGGCTGCGGCGGAGGAAGGAGGTGGCTTCGGGGAGGGGAAGATCCGGCGATGGCGGCGGAGGTGAGGGAGGGCTGCTGCAGAGATATTTGGAGGATCAGCTGATGCTGGTGTGGGGAAATGATGATTTGGGGGAAGGAGGAGGGGTCGATGTCGAATGTTTTGATAGAGCGGGGGCTGTTTTGCAATAG
- the LOC121757293 gene encoding uncharacterized protein LOC121757293 — MNFLALGLVLTSLVTAGFFTPTPQNPKSSDDNVIVRDGHRVVVVEYEKDDGNTKVLISPPDKLNEKMEGDEMGNLVESQEDRKFSPRELVSEAYGKCKHKIASAFEKTKESAAKDKIQESKEKVKDSANEVKDEVAEKARRVRDTMQESKEKVKEEVAEKAGAARKQLREILRHAWEVAGDVLLDYAAPRERVGAAAAAGVVHLMGFAAAYGMGAWITFASSYVLAGALPRSQFAVVQSKIYPVYFRGMACGVGMALLGHLAGRRDPAPVFQGLNLAAALGMILVNLRWLEPQATKLMVERMKKEKEEGSGQAVETSRKAGESTAETAGRVPASEAAARSQIIQLSQNLERLNSYSSFLNALTLVSLTWHLVHLGQRLHAATC; from the exons ATGAATTTTCTCGCATTAGGTCTTGTTTTAACCTCCCTAGTAACCGCAGGGTTTTTCACCCCAACTCCACAAAACCCCAAATCGAGCGATGATAATGTGATAGTGAGAGACGGCCACCGAGTTGTGGTGGTCGAGTACGAGAAAGACGACGGCAACACCAAGGTTCTCATCTCACCTCCCGATAAATTGAACGAGAAAATGGAGGGTGATGAAATGGGAAATTTAGTTGAAAGCCAAGAAGATCGCAAATTCAGCCCTCGGGAGCTCGTTTCCGAGGCCTATGGGAAGTGCAAGCACAAGATCGCTTCGGCCTTCGAGAAGACGAAGGAATCCGCGGCCAAAGACAAAATTCAAGAATCTAAGGAGAAGGTGAAAGATTCCGCAAATGAGGTGAAGGATGAGGTGGCGGAGAAGGCAAGGAGAGTCAGAGACACAATGCAAGAATCTAAGGAGAAGGTGAAGGAAGAGGTGGCGGAGAAGGCGGGGGCGGCGAGGAAGCAGCTGAGGGAGATTTTGAGGCATGCGTGGGAGGTGGCGGGGGATGTGTTGTTGGACTACGCGGCGCCGAGGGAGAGGGtgggggcggcggcggcggccggGGTGGTGCATTTGATGGGGTTCGCGGCGGCGTACGGGATGGGGGCGTGGATCACGTTCGCGTCGAGCTACGTGCTGGCGGGGGCGCTGCCACGGAGCCAGTTTGCGGTGGTGCAGAGCAAGATCTATCCGGTTTATTTCAGGGGGATGGCGTGTGGTGTGGGGATGGCCTTGTTGGGGCATTTGGCGGGGCGGAGGGACCCCGCCCCGGTGTTCCAAGGGTTGAACCTCGCGGCCGCGCTTGGGATGATCCTCGTGAATTTGAGGTGGCTCGAGCCTCAGGCGACTAAG TTGATGGTGGAAAGGATGAAGAAGGAGAAGGAAGAGGGTAGCGGACAAGCCGTGGAGACGAGCAGGAAGGCCGGGGAGTCCACCGCTGAGACGGCTGGCAGAGTTCCGGCTAGTGAAGCAGCAGCAAGGTCTCAGATCATCCAATTGAGCCAAAATCTTGAGAGGCTCAACTCATATTCATCTTTCCTCAATGCTCTAACCCTCGTGTCACTGACCTGGCACCTCGTCCACCTCGGCCAGCGCCTGCACGCCGCCACGTGTTGA
- the LOC121804253 gene encoding uncharacterized protein LOC121804253, with product MVGWESFFIDDQAREQGSRGSNSRRRTSSETEGRHEMSLYRKSFLNLNCPDRSVLVDLNLDTERSNNDHWLDHKNAEFSNPGSCDFNFNISVCSPDFSSIQHMDTTDHTLMASPQYLQQMELVPRHILSSGTMPYDRYFHKHGIFPWSITTPHTDQFVHEQSTSSKRAPFAPKLEAKTEELLTANGSKSEGPMYFPFLSNERMMHQEAWYAASLKRKEPEGGLNCLHLGYEQLT from the coding sequence ATGGTTGGGTGGGAATCATTCTTCATCGATGATCAAGCGAGAGAGCAGGGATCTCGAGGCAGCAACTCCCGAAGAAGGACAAGTTCTGAAACAGAGGGACGACATGAGATGAGTCTCTACAGAAAGAGCTTCCTCAACCTAAACTGTCCGGACAGATCAGTGCTGGTAGACTTGAACTTGGACACGGAGAGGTCCAACAACGACCACTGGCTCGACCACAAGAATGCTGAGTTCTCAAATCCAGGGTCGTGCGATTTCAATTTCAACATAAGCGTTTGTTCACCCGATTTTAGCAGTATACAACATATGGACACCACTGACCATACCCTAATGGCTTCACCGCAATATCTCCAGCAAATGGAGCTCGTACCACGACATATCCTATCATCTGGCACCATGCCCTACGACAGATATTTCCACAAACATGGCATTTTTCCCTGGAGCATAACCACCCCTCATACGGACCAGTTTGTCCATGAGCAGAGCACTAGTAGCAAGAGGGCCCCGTTTGCCCCAAAACTCGAGGCCAAGACCGAAGAGCTCTTGACAGCAAATGGGAGCAAGAGTGAGGGGCCTATGTATTTCCCCTTTCTCTCTAATGAACGTATGATGCATCAAGAAGCTTGGTATGCGGCCTCTTTGAAAAGGAAGGAGCCCGAGGGAGGGCTCAACTGCCTCCACCTCGGCTACGAACAGCTAACTTAG